From Osmerus mordax isolate fOsmMor3 chromosome 8, fOsmMor3.pri, whole genome shotgun sequence, a single genomic window includes:
- the adgrg11 gene encoding adhesion G protein-coupled receptor G3 isoform X2 yields the protein MLFFILAVLRDTCFVSFNRENVSSECRENNFWMQTRKMSTLLYMSKQRVSDNMVLCVITGNNCSATPSSTLNLKESGNCSVTCVRPKEKCKTKKFDEVQCKDIRDGEHFIINMTLSPVNCYNCYNATKEPKQKISSPSLRNTDEDHINPVKASQAMKKMSSLVSEMNETSASVSMGEVKGILVKQEDPMYFEQFSFGYTNSTINIVQNLEKLNGFSRSVTVSKEAFEKVYNSTNDTSFAGVFWFPNFAKDLKNSTVLNNEVVAIEMGAFITNLTEKIYLNYRNINKEGASASCQSWGGEGSQPNWTTDGCLTIEQGQNITCECTHLTFFAVLMSPPNITISDEDLSYLTYITSAGCGLSMFFQSVALFIHFLIRKNKASDATRILIQLFIAMFLLNFTFLTNAHIANLRNTVGCQLMATIMHFSMLSTFTWFGVMALHLCLQMYMAKSIIISHYILKVCIVGWVLPCVVVAVLFSLGKYGEQVIHTSGGKDVMMCWIGDHNVHYIVNIGYYAVVFVFTFITFIVVLRWMVYLKSTETDTDWLGLSAKKMVAIFGLSCLLGITWSFAFFASGPLRVPSYYIFSILNSFQGFFLFLYYYKTSRVIGATVEDSSGSGKSSFSTINMNFKPHINPYANQKQH from the exons atgttattttttattcttgCAGTTTTGAGAGACACCTGCTTCGTTTCATTTAACAGGGAAAACGTATCCT CTGAGTGCAGAGAAAACAATTTTTGGATGCAAACAAGGAAAATGTCCACTCTTCTGTATATGTCAAAGCAACGTGTCTCTGACAACATGGTTCTGTGTGTAATAACTGGAAATAATTGCAGTGCAACACCAAGCTCAACACTGAACTTAAAAGAAAGCG GCAACTGCAGTGTAACCTGTGTGCGTCCAAaggaaaaatgcaaaacaaaaaaattTGATGAAGTACAATGTAAAG ATATTCGAGATGGAGAACATTTCATCATCAATATGACACTATCACCAGTAAATTGTTACAACTGTTACAATGCAACGAAAGAACCAAAACAGAAGATTTCTTCTCCTTCATTGAGGAACACGGACGAGGACCACATCAACCCAGTCAAAGCTTC CCAAGCTATGAAAAAGATGTCCTCACTCGTCTCCGAAATGAATGAGACTTCAGCATCTGTGTCAATGGGAGAAGTAAAAGGCATTCTTGTGAAGCAGGAAGACCCTATGTATTTTGAACAATTTTCCTTTGGCTATACCAACTCCACCATTAAT ATTGTACAAAACTTGGAAAAATTGAATGGATTTTCCAGGTCTGTAACTGTCTCAAAGGAAGCATTTGAAAAAGTGTACAATTCAACCAATGATACTTCATTTGCTGGTGTTTTCTGGTTTCCCAACTTTGCAAAG GATTTAAAAAACAGTACAGTTCTGAACAATGAAGTAGTAGCAATTGAGATGGGAGCCTTCATCACTAATCTTACAGAAAAAATATATCTAAATTATCGGAATATAAATAAG GAGGGAGCCAGTGCATCTTGCCAGTCATGGGGCGGTGAAG GAAGTCAGCCTAACTGGACAACAGATGGCTGTTTAACCATTGAACAGGGTCAAAATATAACATGCGAGTGTACACATCTGACATTCTTTGCTGTGTTGATG TCACCTCCGAACATAACCATCTCTGATGAAGATCTAAGCTACCTCACCTACATCACATCAGCTGGCTGTGGGTTGTCTATGTTTTTTCAGAGTGTGGCCCTCTTCATCCACTTTCTGATAAG GAAGAACAAGGCCAGCGACGCCACTCGGATCCTTATCCAGCTCTTCATAGCCATGTTCCTTCTCAATTTCACCTTCCTGACCAATGCCCATATTGCAAACCTCCGGAACACTGTGGGTTGCCAGTTAATGGCTACCATAATGCACTTCTCCATGTTAAGCACCTTCACCTGGTTTGGTGTGATGGCCTTACACCTCTGTCTGCAGATGTATATGGCCAAGAGCATCATCATTTCTCACTACATACTCAAAGTCTGCATTGTTGGGTGGG TCTTGCCATGTGTGGTTGTGGCAGTTCTTTTCAGCCTGGGAAAATATGGTGAACAAGTCATCCACACAAGTGGGGGAAAAGATGTAATGAT GTGCTGGATAGGAGATCATAATGTCCACTACATTGTAAACATTGGCTACTATGCGGTGGTCTTCGTGTTTACATTTATTACATTTATCGTCGTACTGCGTTGGATGGTCTACCTGAAgagcacagagacagacactgaCTGGCTTGGCTTGAGCGCCAAAAAAATGGTTGCAATTTTTGGTCTGTCCTGCCTGCTGGGCATCACATGGAGTTTTGCCTTCTTTGCCAGCGGTCCTCTGCGGGTGCCATCTTACTACATCTTTTCCATCCTCAACTCCTTTC
- the adgrg11 gene encoding adhesion G protein-coupled receptor G3 isoform X1 — MLFFILAVLRDTCFVSFNRENVSSECRENNFWMQTRKMSTLLYMSKQRVSDNMVLCVITGNNCSATPSSTLNLKESDTNYMVFHKSTGNCSVTCVRPKEKCKTKKFDEVQCKDIRDGEHFIINMTLSPVNCYNCYNATKEPKQKISSPSLRNTDEDHINPVKASQAMKKMSSLVSEMNETSASVSMGEVKGILVKQEDPMYFEQFSFGYTNSTINIVQNLEKLNGFSRSVTVSKEAFEKVYNSTNDTSFAGVFWFPNFAKDLKNSTVLNNEVVAIEMGAFITNLTEKIYLNYRNINKEGASASCQSWGGEGSQPNWTTDGCLTIEQGQNITCECTHLTFFAVLMSPPNITISDEDLSYLTYITSAGCGLSMFFQSVALFIHFLIRKNKASDATRILIQLFIAMFLLNFTFLTNAHIANLRNTVGCQLMATIMHFSMLSTFTWFGVMALHLCLQMYMAKSIIISHYILKVCIVGWVLPCVVVAVLFSLGKYGEQVIHTSGGKDVMMCWIGDHNVHYIVNIGYYAVVFVFTFITFIVVLRWMVYLKSTETDTDWLGLSAKKMVAIFGLSCLLGITWSFAFFASGPLRVPSYYIFSILNSFQGFFLFLYYYKTSRVIGATVEDSSGSGKSSFSTINMNFKPHINPYANQKQH, encoded by the exons atgttattttttattcttgCAGTTTTGAGAGACACCTGCTTCGTTTCATTTAACAGGGAAAACGTATCCT CTGAGTGCAGAGAAAACAATTTTTGGATGCAAACAAGGAAAATGTCCACTCTTCTGTATATGTCAAAGCAACGTGTCTCTGACAACATGGTTCTGTGTGTAATAACTGGAAATAATTGCAGTGCAACACCAAGCTCAACACTGAACTTAAAAGAAAGCG ATACGAATTATATGGTCTTTCACAAAAGCACTg GCAACTGCAGTGTAACCTGTGTGCGTCCAAaggaaaaatgcaaaacaaaaaaattTGATGAAGTACAATGTAAAG ATATTCGAGATGGAGAACATTTCATCATCAATATGACACTATCACCAGTAAATTGTTACAACTGTTACAATGCAACGAAAGAACCAAAACAGAAGATTTCTTCTCCTTCATTGAGGAACACGGACGAGGACCACATCAACCCAGTCAAAGCTTC CCAAGCTATGAAAAAGATGTCCTCACTCGTCTCCGAAATGAATGAGACTTCAGCATCTGTGTCAATGGGAGAAGTAAAAGGCATTCTTGTGAAGCAGGAAGACCCTATGTATTTTGAACAATTTTCCTTTGGCTATACCAACTCCACCATTAAT ATTGTACAAAACTTGGAAAAATTGAATGGATTTTCCAGGTCTGTAACTGTCTCAAAGGAAGCATTTGAAAAAGTGTACAATTCAACCAATGATACTTCATTTGCTGGTGTTTTCTGGTTTCCCAACTTTGCAAAG GATTTAAAAAACAGTACAGTTCTGAACAATGAAGTAGTAGCAATTGAGATGGGAGCCTTCATCACTAATCTTACAGAAAAAATATATCTAAATTATCGGAATATAAATAAG GAGGGAGCCAGTGCATCTTGCCAGTCATGGGGCGGTGAAG GAAGTCAGCCTAACTGGACAACAGATGGCTGTTTAACCATTGAACAGGGTCAAAATATAACATGCGAGTGTACACATCTGACATTCTTTGCTGTGTTGATG TCACCTCCGAACATAACCATCTCTGATGAAGATCTAAGCTACCTCACCTACATCACATCAGCTGGCTGTGGGTTGTCTATGTTTTTTCAGAGTGTGGCCCTCTTCATCCACTTTCTGATAAG GAAGAACAAGGCCAGCGACGCCACTCGGATCCTTATCCAGCTCTTCATAGCCATGTTCCTTCTCAATTTCACCTTCCTGACCAATGCCCATATTGCAAACCTCCGGAACACTGTGGGTTGCCAGTTAATGGCTACCATAATGCACTTCTCCATGTTAAGCACCTTCACCTGGTTTGGTGTGATGGCCTTACACCTCTGTCTGCAGATGTATATGGCCAAGAGCATCATCATTTCTCACTACATACTCAAAGTCTGCATTGTTGGGTGGG TCTTGCCATGTGTGGTTGTGGCAGTTCTTTTCAGCCTGGGAAAATATGGTGAACAAGTCATCCACACAAGTGGGGGAAAAGATGTAATGAT GTGCTGGATAGGAGATCATAATGTCCACTACATTGTAAACATTGGCTACTATGCGGTGGTCTTCGTGTTTACATTTATTACATTTATCGTCGTACTGCGTTGGATGGTCTACCTGAAgagcacagagacagacactgaCTGGCTTGGCTTGAGCGCCAAAAAAATGGTTGCAATTTTTGGTCTGTCCTGCCTGCTGGGCATCACATGGAGTTTTGCCTTCTTTGCCAGCGGTCCTCTGCGGGTGCCATCTTACTACATCTTTTCCATCCTCAACTCCTTTC